One genomic region from Dehalococcoidia bacterium encodes:
- a CDS encoding response regulator: MHAASEVGAARSAGSHARPATRRPAVALAQALVLVVDDEAGIVEFLCYALEEQGYRVASARDGTAALDAIARERPACVVTDLMMPRLNGWDLTRQLRRDAETAGIPIVAMSAVDPTGAPADAYLRKPFELKDLLQILAGLGVAPALHTGSRRTNGRRDHCA; the protein is encoded by the coding sequence GTGCACGCAGCGTCCGAAGTTGGAGCAGCTCGTTCGGCAGGCAGCCATGCGCGGCCGGCCACGCGCCGGCCGGCCGTAGCGCTGGCGCAGGCGCTGGTGCTCGTCGTCGACGACGAAGCCGGCATCGTCGAGTTCCTTTGCTACGCGCTGGAGGAACAGGGTTACCGGGTCGCCTCCGCGCGCGACGGCACGGCCGCCCTCGACGCAATCGCGCGGGAGCGGCCGGCCTGTGTCGTGACCGACCTGATGATGCCGCGGCTGAACGGCTGGGATCTGACGCGGCAGTTGCGCCGCGACGCGGAAACCGCCGGCATTCCCATCGTGGCCATGAGCGCCGTGGACCCCACGGGCGCGCCTGCCGACGCCTACCTGCGCAAGCCGTTTGAGCTGAAAGATCTGCTGCAGATCCTCGCCGGCCTGGGCGTGGCGCCCGCCCTGCACACGGGCAGCCGCCGCACCAATGGCAGGCGCGACCACTGCGCCTGA